A region of the Candidatus Nanosynbacter lyticus genome:
TATGAGTGAAGAATATGACGGTAACTCATGAATAAGCACCGGCTAACTACGTGCCAGCAGCCGCGGTCATACGTAGGGTGCAAGCATTATCCGGAGTGACTGGGCGTAAAGAGTTGCGTAGGCGGTTTAATAAGTGAATAGTGAAACCTGGTGGCTCAACCATACAGACTATTATTCAAACTGTTAAACTCGAGAATGGTAGAGGTAACTGGAATTTCTTGTGTAGGAGTGAAATCCGTAGATATAAGAAGGAACACCAATGGCGTAGGCAGGTTACTGGGCCATTTCTGACGCTAAGGCACGAAAGCGTGGGGAGCGAACCGGATTAGATACCCGGGTAGTCCACGCCGTAAACGATGGATACTAGCTGTTGGAGGTATCGACCCCTTCAGTAGCGAAGCTAACGCGTTAAGTATCCCGCCTGTGGAGTACGGCCGCAAGGCTAAAACATAAAGGAATTGACGGGGACCCGCACAAGCGGTGGATTATGTTCTTTAATTCGATGATAACCGAAGAACCTTACCAGGGCTTGACATCCAGGGAAGGTCTGCGAAAGTAGACTGTGCCTTTTGGAACCCTGTGACAGGTGATGCATGGCCGTCGTCAGCTCGTGTCGTGAGATGTTAGGTTAAGTCCTTCAACGAGCGCAACCCTTGCAAGTAGTTGTATTTTTCTACTTGGACTGCCCCGGTAACGGGGAGGAAGGAGGGGATGATGTCAGGTCAGTATTTCCCTTACGTCCTGGGCTAGAAACGTAATACAATGGCTAGTACAATGCGCAGCGAAGCCGCGAGGTGAAGCAAATCGCATCAAAGCTAGTCCCAGTTCGGATTGCAGGCTGAAACTCGCCTGCATGAAGTCGGAATCGCTAGTAATCGCAAATCAGCAAGTTGCGGTGAATACGTTCCCGGGTCTTGTACACACCGCCCGTCAAACCATGAAAGTGACCAACACCCGAAGTCCGATTCGTCGGCCTAAGGTGGGGGGCATGATTGGGGTTAAGTCGTAACAAGGTATCCGTACCGGAAGGTGCGGATGGATTACCTCCTTTCTAGGGAGAATAGATGCCAATTTGTCGAGCAATCACAAATTGAGCTAGGTCGGTCTCGTAAATATGCTGAGCTTACATATTTACAACAGTCCTCTCGAGGACGAGACAAAGTTCAAAAACCTTCTCTACGATAAGCCGATTGATGAATTGCACAATCAAGTTGTTAAACTAGAAAAGTCCCTTCGTGAGGGGCTTTTTTATATAATATGGGCGTATTGCTATTTTTACAGCTACACTAATAGAAAAGTGACCAAGCAAACCTAGTCACTTAAAAGGCGCACGGTCTTACTAGAGTCCGCCGCCAAAGAGCGAATTTAGCAGCCAGTTCAGTGGTATGGTATGTAGGCTGAGCATGATGGCAAATCCCACCCCGCAGGTTATGAGTCCCCAGAATTTGAAGCGCTCGTAACTGCTGATGCCGCCTCCTAGGTTGTCAGCTAATTTCTGATGAAAAATGACGACTAATCCGCCAGCTGTCATAATTAAAATTCCAAAAAATAATGCGCCAAAACTAAATTGATACAACATATTATTTAATTATACACTTGTCATAATTAAAAAGATACTGTACAATTAAAAAGTCTTGGCAATGGGGACATAGCTCAGTTGGCTAGAGCACCTGCTTTGCAAGCAGGGGGTCCAGGGTTCGAGTCCCTGTGTCTCCACCATATGGGGTGAAGTAGGCTTACGTCTACGACACTCCACCAAGACTGCAATGAGGGCGATTAGCTCAGCTGGTTAGAGCGCGTCACTGATAATGACGAGGTCGGAGGTTCAAGTCCCTCATCGCCCACCATTTATGATCTTTTTGATCGTACGGGCGCTTAGCTCAGTTGGCTAGAGCATCTCGTTTACACCGAGAGGGTCGGGGGTTCGAGTCCCTCAGCGCCCACCAAGTATTTCTCACCAATGTGGTGAGTTTTCTTTTTTTAGTGCGTTTAAGTATAATAAAGGTTATGTATAAGTGTTTTATTAAGCCTGTTCTTTTTTTATTGTCTCCCGATGCAACTCACAAGCTAATTATTTTCTGCGGGCGTGTAGCTCAATCTTTGCCGCCTACTAGGTGGTTCATTCGTAAAATGTGGAGTTTTCAAGACAAGTCCCTTCAGCAGGAAATAGACGGTGTTAATTTCTGTAATCCAATTGGACTTTCTGCTGGATTTGATAAGAATATTCAATTATCGCCACTGATGGAGGATGTCGGCTTTGGTTTTGCCTCGGGTGGGTCAGTGACATTAGAGCCAAGAAAGGGTAATCTAAGGCCGTGGTTTCACCGTTTGCCTAAGACAAAGTCCGTAGTGGTGTATGCCGGCATGCCAAATTATGGATTAGAAAAGATAAGTAATTACGTCAAAGCTAATCAGACTAAGATCCAGTCAATGCCGACAGTTATCTCGGTGGCGGTCATTGCCAATAAATCTACTAAGGACAAGCTTGGGCCAAAAGTTCCAGAAGAATATATAGTTAAGGACATAAAAAAGGCAGTAAATTATATTATAGATAATAACTTGGCAAGTATTGTGGAAATTAATATATCTTGTCCAAATGCCGGCAAGGAGCCGTTTATCTACCCAGAAAGTTTAGAGATTCTGCTAAAAGAGATTGATACTATAGATAGAAATATTCCTTTTTGGATAAAAATGCCACACCTATATGACATTAATCAATTTGATTCGCTCCTAAAAGTTATTGTGAAGCATAATATTCAAGGTGTGACAGTGGCCAATTTAGTAAAAGATCGTACAAAAGTGGAAATAAAAGATCCGTTGACCGATGAAATCCGTGGTGGTTTGAGTGGTGAACCGACGCGCAAACATAGCCTTGAGTTAATTCGCTATGCCTATAAAAACTATGGTGATAAATTAACAATTATAGGTGTGGGTGGAATTTTTACAGCTGAAGACGCCTACGCTAAAATCAAGGCCGGTGCTAGTCTGGTGGGGCTAATTACCGGGCTATTTTTTGAGGGGCCACAGCTGGTTGGTCGGGCAAATCGTGAGCTAGTAAAATTACTAAAAAACGATGGTTTTTCTAGCATTTCTGAGGCGGTTGGTGCAGATTCTAAGAAAAAGCCAAAAAAGTTGAAAAAACTTTTAAAAAACTCTTGCAAAACAACTTCAGCTGCTGTATAGTTAATTACTAGTTACGCGAATGTTCAAATGAACCTCTGGCAATACACTGCAGAACGTGCGAGGGCAGTGAGAAAATCAATCGAGTGTAGATAGATGTGTCAAGTTATTGACTAATCAATTGTGCACTCAAAGTGTGATGCACTGATCATTAACAATTTGAGAGTAAAAGAAATTGAGTTTTTAATTGACGGTAATAGTAATTGCAAAGTAGCAACTACTAGTTAAGTCAATGCATAAAAAGGTACTCAAGGGCACTAAATGGATGCCTAGACGTATATTACCGATGAAGGACGTGGAAGACTGCGATAAGCCTCGGGAAGCTGTCAACAAGCTTTGATCCGGGGATTTCCGAATGGGGAAACCCAGCATGAGTCATGTCATGTTGCCACTTGCTGAACACATAGGCAAGCGAGCGGGAACCATCTGAACTGAAACATCTTAGTAGGATGAGGAAGAGAAAGTAAATAACGATTGCGAAAGTAGTGGCGAGCGAAATCGCAACAGCCCAAACCTTTTAAGTTTTTGCCTATTTGTTTAGGCAAATAAGTTGATAGACGAATACTTAATAAGGGGTTGTGATATTACATATGACCAAGTCAGAGCATTTGAATTCGTTCAAATAATCTGATTTGCGATACCAGGCTATCAACTGGTAGTAAGGTAAGAAAATGGCGTGGTTAGCAGAATAGTTTGAATGACTAGCCAAAGAGCGTGAAAGCCGTGTACGCGAAAACGACGCTGACCTTATGTATGTTTTATCGAGTAGGACGGGGCACGAGAAACCCTGTTTGAATCTGGCTGGACCACCAGCCAAGGCTAAATATAATATACGATCGATAGTGAACTAGTACAGCGATGGAAAGGTGAAAAGAACCCCGGGAGGGGAGTGAAATAGATCCTGAAATTTAGTGCCTACAAGGAGTCGGAGCCGGCTTGTCCGGTGACGGCGTGCTTTTTGTAGAACGATCCAGCGAGTTAATTTTTACAGCGAGGTTAAGTCAATTGACGGAGCCACAGTGAAAGCGAGCCTGAATAGGGCGTTTAGTTGTAAGGATTAGACCCGAAACCGGGTGACCTAACCATGAGCAGGTTGAAGCCACTGTAACAGGTGGTGGAGGACCGAACCAGGATACGCAGCAAAGTGTTTGGATGACTTGTGGTTAGCGGTGAAATGCCAATCGAACTCGGAGATAGCTGGTTCTCCTCGAAATAGCTTTAGGGCTAGCGTCGTGTTAGTAGCACTTGGGGGTAGAGCTCTGTAAAGGACTGGGGCGGGCAACTGTACCCACCCTTAACAAACTACGAATACCATGTGTGTAACCACGGCAGTTAGAACATCGGTGCTAAGATCGGTGCTCGAAAGGGAAACAGCCCAGACCATCATCTAAGGTCCCTAAATTAACGTTCAGTGGGAAACAAGGTGAGATTTCTTAAACAGCTAGGATGTTGGCTTAGAAGCAGCCATTCATTTAAAGAGTGCGTAACAGCTCACTAGTCAAGAGATCTTGCGTGGAAAATGTAACGGGGCTAAAACGTTATACCGAAGATATGGATGTCAGATTTATCTGGCGTGGTAGAGGAGCGTTCCTATCAGCGGTGAAGTCGAATCGGAAGGTTCGGTGGAGCGGTAGGAAGTGAGAATGCTGGAATGAGTAACCATAAGAGAGGTGAGAATCCTCTCGGCCGTAAGAGCAAGGTTTCCTGAGCCATGGTAATCATCTCAGGGTTAGTCGGGCCTAAGCCGAGGCGCAGAGCGTAGGCGATGGACATCAGGTTAATATTCCTGAACCGGTTAAGTTTTGTACACTGTTCACGGGGAAGTAATCGAAGCGGATTCATGGTTTATCCGTCCAACCGAGCGGGAACGCAAAGGGAGTGAAAGTGATTCTTCGGAGTCGCGATTTTGGTGAAAGCCCTGGCTAGAAAAGCAGGTGTACGCGTGGACTTAGCCGCCCGTACCGCAAACCAACACAGGTGCTCGAGTCGAGTAGACTCAGGCTTACGAGCGAACCTTCGCTAAGGAACTCGGCAATACAGCGACCGTAACTTCGGGATAAGGTCTGCCCCCACTTCGGTGGATATCAGCCGCGTTCACTCAGTGAATAATAGGTTAAAGAGTACATTTTTAATCACAAAACGAATTTTCTGAGACACGAGCAAACAAATTGCTCTTTGAACGCGAACCTCTTGTATCTAACGATGTGGGGGCCGCAGCAAAAGAGCCCACGGAACTGTTTATCAAAAACACAGGTCTCTGCTAACACGAAAGTGGATGTATAGGGGCTGACTCCTGCCCAATGCTGGAAGGTTAAGGGGAGCGCTTCACGGTGCGAACTGAAGCCCTAGTCAATGGCGGCGGTAACTATAACCGTCCTAAGGTAGCGAAATTCCTTGTCAGGTAAGTTCTGACCCGCACGAATGGAGTAATCATGTGGGCACTGTCTCAGCGAAGGACTCGGTGAAAGTGCATTGGCGGTAAAGATGCCGTCTGTCCGTACCAGGACGAAAAGACCCCATGGAGCTTTACTACAGCTTTACATTGAATACGGTTTCAACATGTGTAGCATAGGTGGGAGACGTTGAAGCAGATACGCCAGTATTTGTGGAGTCACCAAGTGAAATACCACCCTTGTTGTGATTGTGTTCTCACGCTGACCGTTATCCGGTTAGCGGACCGTGTATGGTGGGTAGTTTAACTGGGGCGGTTGCCTCCTAAAGAGTAGCGGAGGCGTTCAAAGGTTGGCTAACTTCGGATGGAAATCGAAGTGATAGTGTATGCGCATAAGCCAGCTTGACTGTGAGGAGTACATTCCAATCAGAGACGAAAGTCGGAGCAAGTGATCCGCTGTACGTACATTTGTACATGAATGTGGGATCGACAGCGCAAACGGATAAAAGTTACCCTGGGGATAACAGGCTTATAGCGCCCAATAGTTCACATAGACGGCGCTGTTTGGCACCTCGATGTCGGCTCATCACATCCTGGAGGGGGAGCACCTTCCAAGGGTTCGGCTGTTCGCCGATTAAAGTGGTACGCGAGCTGGGTTCAGAACGTCGTGAGACAGTTCGGTTTATATCCGGTATGGACGATAGGAAACTTGAGAGGATCTACCCCTAGTACGAGAGGACCGGGGCGGACGCACCTCTGGTGTATCGATTGTGGCCACCTGCTGCATTGTCGAGTAGCTATGTGCGGACTAGATAAGCGCTGAAAGCATATTAAGCGCGAAACTAACCTCAAGATAAGGTTTCCCTATGAGGACACAGAAAGACTATCTGTTTGATAGGTGCAAGGTGGAAGTGCAGTAATGCATGGAGCTAAAGCATACTAATAGTCCCATTGCCTTTTTATGTCCTTGTCTGTGAAGTTTATGCTTGCATAAACCTTGCGGATAAGGTAGACTTGACTAGTAATTGGTGCTTTTCAACGAGTGCCGGTCAATTAAAAATCAATTCCGTGCTGATATTTGGACATCGAAGAAAGGGGTTTGGCCCACCACGCGAGTATATGTGGAACCAAGCGCTTTAAACCCCCTCCTTCGGTGCCCATGGCGAGGAGGAAACACCTGTTCTCATTCCGAACACAGAAGTTAAGCTCCCCAGCGGCGATTATACTGCGAAAGTGGGAAACTAGCACGGTGCCGAATTATAAGAAAGCCATCCTAATAGGGTGGCTTTCTTCTTTGTTTTAAAATGTTTGTGGTATGTTTTGGGGAGTGATAAAATATAAGCATGTGTATAGTATGTAGGGTGGCTACTGGCGGTATGGCGGCTGCAATTGCTTTGACACCAGTTATCAATGCGTCAGTACCTAAAGATGCTAAAACTGAAGCGAAAAGGGTTGTTAGCACTAAGATTTTGGCTGAAATGAGATCTCCATCATCCTTAGCCTCTCTTAAATTACCGAATATAGAAACATCGAGCTGGCACTCTAGTTCTCAATCTGCTAAAAAAATAAAATCAGCCATCAAAAAAGAAGTAAGCTATACAATATCCACCAAGGGTAATGTTCGTTCAAATTTAGTTGAATTTTCCAAACAGGTTAGCGAAACGTTAAATGATTCTAGGGGCTGGTCGCGAATAGGAGTTGTTTTTCGGGAAGTAACATCTGGTGGCGATTTTGATTTGATTTTATCTCAGGCGGAGTTATTGCCGACATTTTCTTCGGGCTGTGATGCGGAGTGGAGCTGTCGAGTAGGTAAGTCGGTGATAATAAACGATAATCGGTGGTCTGGTGCAACTACAGCCTGGAATGATGCGGGCGGTGATATGCGTAATTATAGACATATGGTGATTAATCATGAAGTTGGACACTGGCTGGGGCATGGTCATCTGAATTGTTCTGGCGCAAATAATCCAGCGGCGGTTATGCAGCAGCAGTCGATTGATCTTCAGGGATGTGCTTTCAATCCGTGGCCGCTTGATAGTGAACTGTGGTCGACGACACTGGGGATAGTACTATGAAAATACTTCAGGATCAGCGTCGAATTAAAATTGCTATTATCATTAGCCTTGTGAATCTAGTGATTATTTTGGCATATGGATTTGTTAGCTGGAAATCTTGGGAGAATATCCAGTATGTGACAAAAAATACTACTGAGAAGAGGGTTTCGATATTCTCTAAGTTACAAAAGGATAAAATATCTATTGAAAAGCTTAGCGAATATTCAGTTAATTTAAAGAGTGGAGTTAATGACTGTAGCGCGGTATTTTTGGTATCATGGCAAGAGAATGTTAACGACAAGTTTAAAAAATACAAGACAGACTGCCAGGGGTTAATGGAGGCTACCCAAAGCATTGCGTATAATATTGATAAAATCATTGATTTTATGAAGTTTGACAAAGAATTAAGCGATGAAATTGATACACTATCTGACAAGCTTGCTAAGTATCAACCGAATGATTTTACGTCTATTGAAAAGGGGTGGTCGGGTGTAAAGAATAAGATAGAAGCCGGCAAGAATGAGGCTAAGTTACGCAAGCTAGCGGCTGAGAGGATTGACGCTATTTTGCTATCGGTGCGTGATTTGAAGCTTGCTGAAGAGAAGAAAGACAGCGGTCAATTTACTATAGCTAAGGACAAAATGACTGTAGCTATTAATTCTCTAATTGGTATGCAAAATGAGCTAGTACAAGAGGCGCAGTCTAGGGTGGATAATCTTCTCAAAGATTTCTAGAAGATAGTAGGGGCTATATAAATAAAAAAATACCCCTTTATAGCTAGGGGTATTTTTCTTCTCGAATCTCGCAGAAAACGAGAATTTTTGTGGTGGAACTCATAATTTCTAAAGCTCCAACAGGTGCCGTCAGTAACTGACTTTATTAGTATAGCTAATACGTTAATGAAACACAATATTTTATTCACAATAAAAATAACTTATGTAAATATTGACAAAGTATTAGCAATATGCTAGTATATAAACATAACACATACCATGTGTGATATATAAAGGTGAGGGTTTCCATGAATTTTATGTGGAAATCTTTTTTAAAACGGAGGAAAACGTTTCCATGGCAGGAACAAAGGCTGGCGGCTTAAAGGCTGCTCAAAAAAATCTAGCTCGTGATCCAGATTTTTATGCAAAAATTGGACGCAAGGGCGGTAAAAATGGTCGAACTGGTGGCTTTGCTGCAAATCCAGCTTTGGCTCGCATCGCTGGCGCTAAGGGCGGACGCATTTCACGCCGTACGAAGAAGACCGTACAAAAAACTGCAGAATAAGACCGCTCCAATCTCTTAAAATTAGCCTCCGTAGGGGGCTTATTTTATTTGGTAGCGTTTGAGCTGGCAGGATTTTGCCTGATTGACTCTCCACTCTGTACTGCAACTTAGGCATCGATACGTCGCATTGTCCTTCTGCAATCCTACAGCATCGCATTGAGGACAGAGGCTTCGCTTATGTAGCCAATCTCGATAACTATCTAGAAATTCCTGAATAGCAGAATCGTCCATTTTGAGTTTTAAGCTATATTTCGGAGCTAAGTCATTAATGGCGTATTCCCAGGCGGACCTTTCTATGTCAATAAGCTGGATGTCTCGCTGATAGTTTTTATGGTCAAGTTTGGCATGTGCAATCTCATGCAATAGCTGCGCTAAGTCTTGTTTAGACGATAGTTTTTCGTAATAAATTGTTCGTGAATTAGGGTCCCAAGAAAAGGTCTCGCCTTTCTCGAAGTTTAGATCTGGAAAATCGTGTTTAATTTTGTTTATGTTGGCTAGTGGCATTGTCGTAGCATCCATATAGTACAATTTCTTCTGGGTTGGGAGCGCTTATAATTTTTGGAACAGATATGGCGGCCGGTAGACTTTCTGCTAAAAGTCCGCTTAATGTATGCGAAAAATAAGGAACAAACGATCCTATACTGCCACCTATAGCAACTACGTCTGGTTGAACGAAGGCGATAAGTGGCTGCAGGCCTGCTTTTATCCTGTCTGCAACCTCCTCCCAGACCTCGGCTGGTGTTTCTGATGATAATTCACCAAACAGTTCTCTCAGTACTCTTGTGGCAGCAATTTCTTCCCAGGTCGTAGCTTTTCCTTGGTAATTTAAGGCCATATGTCCACCTTCGCAGTCGTTAAGCGATTTATGTAGATCGCCATTAAGAATAAGAGAGGTGCCGACGCCGGTGCCAAGTGTTATATATAGTCCACATCTGGGGACTGTTTGTAGTCGTCGCATGGTCGCTAGGCCTGCCATATTAGCATCGTTGGCGATAATTATTTTAGCCATAGGGAACTGCTCGGAAAATAATTGGCTAATTGGCTGATTGTTCCAGCCTAAATTTTGACACCAAATGGCCACCCCGTCGCGCACCACACCGGGTATAGCTACGGATATAGTCTCAATTGACTGGTCGTCTGCAATAAGGCGAATTTGATCAGATACGCGCTGAACATATTGATTAATATCCTTGGGTGTAGGAAATTTAATAATTTGCCCAGGAGCGCCTTCTTTATTGAAGTTTGCTACTAGTGTTTTGGTGCCACCCGTGTCAACGCCAATAATCATACATCCATTATAACAGCAGTTTTACTTATAAGGGAGTATTATGATATAATAAAGAAAATTTGAGTGGAGAATATGCAATGAAGAAGACAAATCAGGCTGGATCTATTGGTGTTTTTGTGGCAGTTGGCGCTATTTTAGTAGTGGCGTCTTTAGTAGTGCTATATACAATTAGACAAAATACTTTATCGCAGAACACATCGCCTATTTCTAGCGATTTAGTAGCGACAGAAAAGAAGGATAAAAAAGATTCACAAGGCAGTAGTGCGCAGCAACAACCAAATAAGCAGGGTACTGATAGTAGGTCAGGCGGTCGAGGGGAGGCTCGCTTCGATGTTAAGACCGAAGACACTAAATCCTCATCAGTAGATAAGGGTCCAGCTCAGCCATCTGTAAAGTCTGGTAAGGATCTGCCGAAAACTGGACCTGAGGATTTGGTTGTCTCGGTGTTTGCTGCCGGCACCCTGGCGTTTCTGATAACTGCTTATTATCGGTCTCGCTATCTGGCGTAGCTTTGACTTGCTTCTATCTGTTGTGATATAATTATCACAATCTACAGAGATAT
Encoded here:
- the pyrD gene encoding dihydroorotate dehydrogenase (quinone), whose translation is MYKCFIKPVLFLLSPDATHKLIIFCGRVAQSLPPTRWFIRKMWSFQDKSLQQEIDGVNFCNPIGLSAGFDKNIQLSPLMEDVGFGFASGGSVTLEPRKGNLRPWFHRLPKTKSVVVYAGMPNYGLEKISNYVKANQTKIQSMPTVISVAVIANKSTKDKLGPKVPEEYIVKDIKKAVNYIIDNNLASIVEINISCPNAGKEPFIYPESLEILLKEIDTIDRNIPFWIKMPHLYDINQFDSLLKVIVKHNIQGVTVANLVKDRTKVEIKDPLTDEIRGGLSGEPTRKHSLELIRYAYKNYGDKLTIIGVGGIFTAEDAYAKIKAGASLVGLITGLFFEGPQLVGRANRELVKLLKNDGFSSISEAVGADSKKKPKKLKKLLKNSCKTTSAAV
- a CDS encoding DUF3152 domain-containing protein, translating into MCIVCRVATGGMAAAIALTPVINASVPKDAKTEAKRVVSTKILAEMRSPSSLASLKLPNIETSSWHSSSQSAKKIKSAIKKEVSYTISTKGNVRSNLVEFSKQVSETLNDSRGWSRIGVVFREVTSGGDFDLILSQAELLPTFSSGCDAEWSCRVGKSVIINDNRWSGATTAWNDAGGDMRNYRHMVINHEVGHWLGHGHLNCSGANNPAAVMQQQSIDLQGCAFNPWPLDSELWSTTLGIVL
- a CDS encoding general stress protein, with the translated sequence MAGTKAGGLKAAQKNLARDPDFYAKIGRKGGKNGRTGGFAANPALARIAGAKGGRISRRTKKTVQKTAE
- a CDS encoding ImmA/IrrE family metallo-endopeptidase, whose product is MDATTMPLANINKIKHDFPDLNFEKGETFSWDPNSRTIYYEKLSSKQDLAQLLHEIAHAKLDHKNYQRDIQLIDIERSAWEYAINDLAPKYSLKLKMDDSAIQEFLDSYRDWLHKRSLCPQCDAVGLQKDNATYRCLSCSTEWRVNQAKSCQLKRYQIK
- a CDS encoding ROK family protein — encoded protein: MIIGVDTGGTKTLVANFNKEGAPGQIIKFPTPKDINQYVQRVSDQIRLIADDQSIETISVAIPGVVRDGVAIWCQNLGWNNQPISQLFSEQFPMAKIIIANDANMAGLATMRRLQTVPRCGLYITLGTGVGTSLILNGDLHKSLNDCEGGHMALNYQGKATTWEEIAATRVLRELFGELSSETPAEVWEEVADRIKAGLQPLIAFVQPDVVAIGGSIGSFVPYFSHTLSGLLAESLPAAISVPKIISAPNPEEIVLYGCYDNATSQHKQN